One part of the Alosa alosa isolate M-15738 ecotype Scorff River chromosome 4, AALO_Geno_1.1, whole genome shotgun sequence genome encodes these proteins:
- the LOC125293561 gene encoding ammonium transporter Rh type B-like has translation MKRSSTSLRVRLPALVLLLEVIIVTLYTFFVTYDDDANAKLQNNLTKPMENSLYRDYPFFTDIQVMIFIGFGCLLAFFRLYGFGGMVFNFLTATFAIQWAILVQGFLQFYKEGKIHLGVINLINAEFACAVVLISFGAVLGKTSPVQLLVMALLEVPVFAITEWAVLTYLKINDAGGSILIHLFACYFGLGVTFALYRPCLNQGHAKEVTSYQSDILSLMGTLFLWVFWPSFNSALTLKGDDQHRAVLHTFIGLSASTLTAFALSAMLNKNGKLTMADVQNVTLAGGVTVGASVDMMISPAAAYMLGMIGCTACMLGYKYLSPFMSQHLRIQDQCGIHNLHGLTGLISSAAGIVAILLASEATYGPSLYEIFCYRAPQEGDPRLEELQRLIPGLQPGLGRSAREQALYQVTAVFGTIAVAAVGGVLTGLVLRLPYLASPDDESCFDDELFFDVPPDYDCMAGQAGSSCVNTETKLGDSKD, from the coding sequence ATGAAAAGAAGCTCAACCAGTCTGAGAGTGCGACTGCCAGCACTTGTGCTCCTGCTGGAGGTCATCATTGTGACACTTTACACTTTCTTTGTCACCTATGATGATGATGCCAATGCCAAACTGCAGAATAATCTCACCAAGCCAATGGAGAACTCGCTCTACCGTGACTATCCTTTCTTCACTGACATTCAAGTGATGATCTTCATTGGCTTCGGCTGCCTGCTGGCATTTTTCCGCCTATATGGATTTGGCGGCATGGTTTTTAATTTCCTGACAGCTACATTTGCTATTCAGTGGGCTATCCTTGTTCAGGGATTCCTCCAGTTCTACAAAGAAGGCAAGATCCACCTTGGCGTGATAAACTTAATCAATGCCGAGTTTGCATGTGCAGTTGTGCTGATTTCATTCGGGGCAGTTCTGGGGAAGACCAGCCCTGTGCAGCTCCTGGTAATGGCTCTGCTGGAGGTGCCAGTTTTTGCCATCACTGAGTGGGCTGTGCTCACATACCTGAAGATCAACGATGCAGGTGGGTCCATCCTCATTCACCTCTTTGCCTGTTACTTTGGTCTGGGTGTCACATTTGCCCTGTACAGACCCTGTCTCAACCAGGGTCATGCCAAGGAGGTGACAAGCTACCAATCTGACATTTTGTCACTGATGGGAACACTGTTTCTATGGGTGTTCTGGCCTTCCTTTAATTCTGCCCTCACCCTAAAGGGCGATGACCAACACCGGGCTGTTCTGCATACCTTCATCGGACTGAGTGCCTCAACCCTCACTGCCTTTGCCCTTTCTGCAATGCTAAACAAGAATGGCAAGCTTACAATGGCCGACGTGCAGAATGTTACGCTGGCGGGGGGAGTGACTGTGGGCGCTTCAGTTGACATGATGATCAGTCCGGCTGCGGCCTACATGCTGGGGATGATAGGATGCACAGCATGCATGCTGGGATACAAATATCTGAGTCCTTTCATGTCCCAGCACCTCAGGATCCAAGACCAGTGCGGCATTCATAACCTCCACGGCCTGACAGGTCTCATCTCCAGTGCAGCAGGCATCGTGGCTATCCTGCTCGCCAGTGAGGCCACCTACGGACCCAGCCTCTATGAGATCTTCTGCTACCGTGCACCCCAGGAGGGTGACCCTCGGCTTGAGGAACTGCAAAGGTTAATTCCGGGGCTTCAGCCAGGGCTAGGCCGCAGTGCCCGGGAGCAGGCACTGTACCAGGTGACGGCGGTGTTTGGCACCATAGCAGTAGCAGCTGTAGGTGGGGTGTTGACAGGCCTGGTACTGAGACTGCCTTATCTGGCCTCCCCGGATGATGAGTCTTGCTTTGATGATGAGCTGTTCTTTGATGTGCCTCCAGACTACGACTGCATGGCTGGCCAGGCTGGTTCATCATGTGTAAACACAGAAACCAAACTAGGAGACTCAAAGGACTAA